In Blautia sp. SC05B48, a single genomic region encodes these proteins:
- the dxr gene encoding 1-deoxy-D-xylulose-5-phosphate reductoisomerase, translated as MKNIAILGSTGSIGTQTLDVARKNEDLRVVAVSAGKSVEKLEEQIREFHPLLAAVWDEKAAQDLKTRIADTDTKVVSGMEGLLELASMPESEILVTAIVGMIGIRPTMEGIRAGKDIALANKETLVTAGHLIMPMAKKYGVSILPVDSEHSAIFQAIHGEENKEIHKLLITASGGPFRGRTTEELRKVTVADTLKHPNWVMGRKITVDSATLVNKGLEVMEAKWLFDMDLDHIQVVVQPQSIIHSMVEFKDGAIMAQLGTPDMRLPIQYALYYPHRRYLDGDRLDFTKLHEITFEVPDMETFRGLPMAIQASREGGSMPTVFNAANELAVKKFLEEKIGFLDIYEIIAQSMERHKKIAHPDLDEILSVEQDTYQWIESRW; from the coding sequence ATGAAGAATATTGCAATCTTAGGTTCTACCGGCTCCATCGGGACCCAGACACTGGATGTGGCAAGAAAAAACGAAGACCTTCGGGTTGTTGCAGTCAGTGCAGGCAAAAGTGTGGAGAAACTGGAAGAGCAGATCCGGGAGTTTCATCCACTTCTGGCAGCAGTCTGGGATGAAAAAGCAGCCCAGGATCTGAAAACGCGTATTGCGGATACGGATACAAAGGTAGTCAGCGGAATGGAGGGACTTCTGGAGCTTGCGTCCATGCCGGAATCAGAAATTCTTGTCACTGCGATCGTGGGAATGATCGGAATCCGTCCTACGATGGAGGGAATCCGTGCCGGAAAGGACATTGCCCTGGCAAATAAGGAAACCCTTGTCACAGCCGGTCATCTGATCATGCCGATGGCAAAAAAGTATGGCGTATCTATCCTTCCGGTAGATAGTGAACACAGTGCTATTTTCCAGGCTATCCACGGAGAAGAAAACAAAGAGATCCACAAGCTTCTGATCACGGCATCCGGTGGCCCCTTCCGCGGACGTACCACAGAAGAGCTGCGAAAGGTCACTGTTGCAGATACTCTGAAGCATCCAAATTGGGTAATGGGACGAAAGATCACCGTAGATTCTGCAACCCTGGTAAACAAAGGGCTGGAAGTTATGGAAGCCAAATGGTTGTTTGACATGGATCTGGATCATATTCAGGTGGTGGTGCAGCCACAGAGTATCATCCATTCCATGGTGGAGTTTAAGGATGGTGCGATCATGGCACAGCTTGGAACTCCGGATATGAGACTTCCAATCCAGTACGCTCTGTACTATCCACACAGACGATATCTGGACGGAGATCGCCTTGACTTCACAAAGCTTCATGAGATCACATTTGAGGTTCCGGATATGGAGACATTCCGGGGACTGCCTATGGCGATCCAGGCGTCCCGGGAGGGCGGAAGTATGCCGACTGTCTTTAATGCAGCCAATGAGCTTGCAGTAAAGAAATTCCTTGAGGAAAAGATCGGTTTTCTGGATATTTATGAGATTATTGCACAGTCTATGGAAAGACATAAAAAAATCGCACATCCGGATCTGGATGAGATCCTTTCTGTAGAGCAGGATACTTATCAGTGGATCGAAAGCAGGTGGTAA
- the rseP gene encoding RIP metalloprotease RseP, with product MIAVIIFSVVILIHELGHFLLAKKNHIEVLEFSLGMGPRIISTVKGGTRYSVKLFPLGGSCAMAGEDAEDDSPGTFNSAPVWGRIAVVAAGPVFNFLLAFILSVIIVGCVGYDPATVLEVTQNSAADKAGLKKGDVITEYQGYHIDLGKDLYVYSYLNELKEGDTIRLKVKRDGKEQEISYKPDVNVRYLLGFNRSDVNSMTVESLIKGMPLEEAGLEAGDVITKINGVEVPDGNAYEKYIEEHPLSKEPVTITYERNGLEYEAEITPREYRTPVSGFGYNTYSEKTSGFNVLKYGAVEVKYMIRTTILSLKELVTGHLGMKDLSGPVGVVDAIGDTYEQSKSEGTLMIWMNLLNMAVLLSANLGVMNLLPLPALDGGRLVFLVVEAIRRKPVNRQVEGMIHFAGLMLLMALMVIVMYNDILKIF from the coding sequence GTGATTGCTGTAATTATTTTCAGCGTTGTGATACTGATCCATGAGCTGGGACATTTTCTTCTGGCAAAAAAGAATCACATCGAGGTATTGGAATTTTCTCTTGGTATGGGACCCAGGATCATAAGTACAGTAAAGGGTGGTACACGTTATTCTGTGAAATTGTTTCCTCTTGGAGGCTCCTGTGCCATGGCCGGAGAGGATGCGGAAGATGACAGTCCGGGAACCTTTAATTCTGCTCCTGTGTGGGGCAGGATCGCAGTGGTTGCTGCCGGTCCGGTATTCAATTTTCTTCTGGCATTTATTTTGTCTGTGATCATTGTGGGCTGTGTGGGCTATGATCCGGCAACCGTATTAGAAGTAACCCAAAATTCTGCTGCGGATAAGGCAGGATTGAAAAAGGGTGATGTGATCACGGAATATCAGGGCTACCATATTGATCTGGGGAAAGATCTTTATGTATATTCGTATCTCAACGAACTGAAAGAGGGAGATACCATCCGGCTGAAAGTAAAACGTGATGGAAAGGAACAGGAGATTTCCTATAAACCAGATGTAAATGTGCGGTATCTTCTTGGCTTTAACCGTTCCGATGTAAATTCCATGACAGTGGAATCACTGATCAAGGGAATGCCACTGGAAGAGGCAGGTCTGGAAGCAGGCGATGTGATCACGAAGATCAACGGTGTGGAGGTTCCGGACGGAAATGCATATGAAAAATACATCGAGGAGCATCCGTTATCCAAGGAACCTGTGACGATCACCTATGAGCGTAACGGACTGGAATATGAGGCAGAGATAACACCAAGGGAATACAGAACACCGGTTTCCGGTTTCGGATATAACACATACAGTGAAAAAACTTCCGGCTTTAATGTTCTGAAATATGGTGCTGTGGAAGTGAAATACATGATCCGTACTACGATCTTAAGCCTGAAAGAGCTTGTGACCGGTCACCTTGGAATGAAAGACTTAAGTGGTCCTGTGGGTGTTGTGGATGCCATTGGCGACACTTACGAACAGTCCAAGAGTGAGGGAACGCTGATGATCTGGATGAATTTGCTGAATATGGCAGTTCTTCTTTCTGCAAACCTGGGAGTGATGAACCTTCTTCCTCTTCCTGCACTGGATGGAGGAAGGCTGGTATTTCTGGTGGTAGAAGCGATCCGGAGAAAACCGGTAAACCGTCAGGTAGAAGGCATGATCCATTTTGCAGGGCTGATGCTTTTGATGGCGTTGATGGTTATCGTTATGTATAATGATATTCTGAAGATATTCTGA
- a CDS encoding FUSC family protein — translation MTFYQELQLSSTGSKQLIRNTTDKKEKRRHILIYNFKVYLVMAFCVAVVTLYSKITGNDNSVVGVTVLLAVLVLRQADFGIRTSHGLLSIAGIFCILIAGPRLSNMVSPVPAFFVNAISILLLMILGCHNVIMYNHSTFVLGYLLLMGYDVTGKAYLLRVEGLLAGMVLCMVVFYKNQKNRPYRRTFLDLFREFDLHSARGRWYLRLTLIVSSAMLIMSLLGLPRAMWAGIACMSVCLPFTADCRGRAGKRAMFNIVGCILFAVLYLILPESMYPYIGMIGGVGVGYSAGYAWQTAFNTFGALSIASGLFGMPAAVLLRIGANVFSSIYTMLVNKLGDKLVQHMWVRKSAEI, via the coding sequence ATGACATTTTATCAGGAACTGCAGTTAAGCTCAACCGGATCAAAACAGCTGATCAGAAATACCACAGACAAAAAGGAGAAAAGAAGGCATATTCTGATCTATAATTTTAAAGTGTATCTTGTCATGGCATTTTGTGTGGCGGTTGTGACATTGTACAGTAAGATAACCGGCAATGACAACAGTGTTGTAGGAGTAACCGTACTGCTGGCAGTGCTGGTTTTAAGACAGGCGGATTTCGGGATCCGGACGTCCCACGGATTGTTGTCCATTGCCGGGATTTTCTGTATTCTGATCGCAGGGCCGAGATTATCCAACATGGTTTCACCGGTACCGGCATTTTTTGTTAATGCGATAAGCATCCTGTTACTGATGATCCTGGGATGCCATAATGTAATTATGTATAACCATTCCACATTTGTTCTCGGATATCTGCTTCTGATGGGATATGACGTAACCGGAAAGGCGTATCTGCTTCGTGTAGAGGGGCTTTTGGCCGGAATGGTTCTCTGCATGGTAGTTTTTTATAAGAATCAGAAAAACCGCCCGTATCGCAGGACATTTCTGGACCTGTTCCGGGAATTTGATCTGCATTCCGCAAGAGGCAGGTGGTATTTAAGACTGACGCTGATCGTTTCCAGCGCTATGCTGATCATGTCTCTTCTGGGACTCCCAAGAGCAATGTGGGCCGGAATTGCCTGTATGTCCGTGTGTTTGCCGTTTACCGCGGATTGCAGGGGAAGAGCCGGAAAAAGAGCTATGTTCAACATCGTTGGCTGTATTCTGTTTGCAGTGCTTTATCTGATACTTCCGGAATCTATGTATCCCTATATTGGAATGATCGGAGGAGTCGGTGTGGGATATTCCGCAGGTTATGCGTGGCAGACTGCATTTAATACATTTGGAGCACTGTCCATTGCATCAGGACTGTTTGGAATGCCGGCAGCAGTGCTGCTCCGTATTGGAGCCAATGTATTTAGTTCAATTTATACTATGCTCGTAAATAAGCTTGGGGATAAGCTTGTGCAGCATATGTGGGTACGAAAGAGTGCAGAAATCTGA
- a CDS encoding phosphatidate cytidylyltransferase, which produces MFKTRLISGIVLVIIALATIISGSWILFFTLLAVSLIGMRELYKVMKVSDEHVTVLELVGYLGAVLYYIAMKADFGNYGTMAIIISMILILFVYVFGYPKYHAEQVMAAFFGVVYVAVMLSFIYLTRSLPDGKFLVWLIFLCSWGCDTCAYCVGMLIGKHKMAPVLSPKKSIEGAVGGVAGAALLGVIYAAATQGKMAEYALICAVGALISMVGDLAASAIKRNQNIKDYGKLIPGHGGILDRFDSVIITAPVIYYLAKTILGI; this is translated from the coding sequence ATGTTTAAGACAAGACTGATAAGTGGTATCGTCCTTGTCATTATTGCCCTGGCAACTATCATTTCCGGAAGCTGGATTTTATTTTTTACACTTCTGGCTGTTTCATTGATCGGAATGAGAGAACTTTACAAGGTAATGAAGGTAAGTGATGAGCATGTTACCGTGCTGGAACTTGTAGGATATCTTGGAGCAGTGCTTTATTATATTGCCATGAAAGCTGATTTTGGAAATTACGGAACAATGGCGATCATCATCAGTATGATCCTGATCCTGTTTGTTTATGTATTCGGTTATCCGAAATACCATGCAGAACAGGTGATGGCAGCATTTTTTGGAGTTGTATATGTTGCTGTGATGCTTTCCTTTATCTATCTTACCAGAAGCCTTCCGGACGGAAAATTCCTGGTATGGCTGATATTCCTGTGCTCCTGGGGATGTGACACCTGTGCTTACTGTGTGGGAATGCTTATCGGAAAGCATAAAATGGCGCCGGTTTTAAGCCCGAAGAAATCCATCGAGGGAGCTGTAGGAGGCGTTGCGGGAGCGGCGCTTCTTGGAGTGATCTATGCAGCGGCAACACAGGGAAAAATGGCTGAGTATGCCTTGATCTGCGCAGTTGGAGCTCTGATCTCCATGGTGGGTGATCTGGCTGCATCTGCGATCAAAAGGAACCAGAACATCAAGGACTATGGAAAGCTGATTCCGGGCCATGGAGGAATCCTGGACCGTTTTGACAGTGTGATCATCACAGCCCCTGTTATTTACTATCTTGCAAAAACGATTCTTGGAATTTAG
- the pyrH gene encoding UMP kinase, protein MKRVLLKLSGEALAGEQKRGFDEAIVTEVAKQIKTIVDEGLQVGIVIGGGNFWRGRTSGAMDRSKADQIGMLATIMNCIYVSDICRYVGLKTEVFTPFVCGAFTTLYSKDAVEESFAEGKVVFFAGGTGHPYFSTDTATVLRAVEIGADAILLAKAVDGIYDSDPKVNPDAKKYDEISIDEVVAKKLAAMDLTASIMCMEQKMPMLVFGLDEKDSIVNTVHGKFSGTKVTV, encoded by the coding sequence ATGAAAAGAGTGTTACTGAAATTAAGCGGAGAGGCTCTTGCAGGAGAGCAGAAGAGAGGCTTTGATGAAGCAATTGTTACAGAGGTTGCCAAACAGATCAAGACGATCGTGGATGAAGGACTTCAGGTTGGTATCGTGATCGGAGGTGGAAACTTCTGGAGAGGACGTACCAGCGGAGCCATGGACAGAAGCAAGGCGGATCAGATCGGCATGCTTGCTACGATCATGAACTGTATCTATGTGTCTGACATCTGCAGATATGTGGGACTTAAGACAGAGGTGTTTACCCCGTTTGTATGTGGTGCATTTACCACACTTTATTCCAAGGATGCTGTAGAAGAGAGCTTCGCAGAAGGAAAGGTTGTATTCTTTGCAGGTGGTACCGGCCATCCGTATTTCTCTACAGATACAGCTACTGTACTTCGTGCTGTTGAGATCGGCGCAGATGCCATTCTTCTTGCCAAGGCTGTTGACGGAATCTATGACAGTGATCCGAAGGTAAATCCAGATGCCAAGAAGTATGATGAGATTTCCATTGATGAAGTAGTTGCAAAGAAGCTGGCAGCTATGGATCTTACCGCTTCCATCATGTGTATGGAGCAGAAGATGCCGATGCTGGTATTCGGTCTTGATGAAAAGGACAGCATCGTCAATACCGTACATGGCAAGTTCTCCGGAACAAAGGTAACCGTGTGA
- a CDS encoding peptidoglycan-binding protein produces MKNHSYISMQQDMPDQGQLQVTVLDSASNRPVENAAVRISYTGVPDNVIEEVHTDSSGRTPMLELAAPPLEYSMKPVEQQPYAEYTVQISAEGFTPKEIAGTEVLPYSIARQGASLSRQQGNGVDYQRIVIGPHTLFGEYPPKNPEAEIKPINETGEIVLNKVVIPEYIVVHDGPIGDTSAQDYYVRYKDYIKNVASSEIYATWPEDTIRANVLAIMSFTLNRVYTEWYRNKGYDFTITSSTAYDHKWIYGRNIFESIDRIVDELFENYLSRPNVRQPILTQYCDGRQVQCRDRGWMTQWGSKALGDQGYSAIEILRSFYGNDMYINVAEAVSGIPASWPGYDLTIGVTGEKVQQIQEQLNAIAKAYPAIPSVIVDGIYGPATAASVKKFQNIFGLPASGVVDYPTWYKIQDIYVAVTRIAELQ; encoded by the coding sequence ATGAAAAATCATTCTTATATTTCCATGCAGCAGGATATGCCGGATCAGGGACAGCTGCAGGTGACGGTGCTGGACAGTGCCAGTAACCGTCCTGTGGAAAATGCTGCAGTGCGGATCTCGTACACAGGAGTCCCGGACAATGTGATCGAAGAAGTTCACACGGATTCCTCCGGAAGAACGCCGATGCTGGAACTGGCAGCTCCTCCGCTGGAATACAGCATGAAACCGGTGGAGCAGCAGCCCTATGCAGAATACACAGTTCAGATCAGTGCAGAGGGTTTTACACCAAAAGAAATAGCCGGGACAGAAGTTCTTCCCTATTCCATTGCCAGGCAGGGAGCATCCCTTAGCAGACAGCAGGGTAATGGAGTGGATTATCAGCGGATCGTCATCGGACCCCATACGCTTTTTGGGGAATATCCTCCTAAAAATCCGGAAGCAGAGATCAAGCCGATAAATGAAACCGGCGAGATCGTATTAAACAAAGTGGTGATCCCGGAGTATATCGTAGTCCACGACGGGCCAATAGGGGATACCTCTGCACAGGATTATTATGTAAGATATAAGGATTATATCAAAAACGTGGCCAGCAGTGAGATCTACGCAACTTGGCCGGAGGACACGATACGTGCCAATGTTCTGGCAATCATGTCGTTTACTTTGAACAGAGTTTATACAGAGTGGTACCGGAATAAGGGATATGATTTCACCATTACGTCCTCTACAGCATACGACCACAAATGGATCTATGGCAGGAATATTTTTGAGAGTATCGACCGGATCGTGGATGAACTTTTTGAAAACTACCTTTCCAGACCGAATGTGCGTCAGCCGATCCTGACCCAGTACTGTGACGGACGTCAGGTGCAGTGCAGGGACCGGGGATGGATGACCCAGTGGGGAAGCAAAGCTCTGGGAGATCAGGGATATTCCGCCATTGAGATCCTGCGGAGCTTCTATGGAAACGATATGTATATCAATGTGGCGGAAGCAGTTTCCGGGATTCCCGCATCCTGGCCGGGATATGACCTGACTATCGGTGTTACCGGAGAAAAGGTACAGCAGATCCAGGAACAGCTTAATGCCATAGCAAAAGCCTATCCTGCCATCCCGTCAGTGATCGTGGATGGTATTTATGGTCCGGCTACTGCTGCATCTGTAAAAAAATTCCAGAATATATTTGGGCTTCCTGCATCCGGAGTGGTGGATTATCCAACCTGGTATAAGATACAGGACATTTATGTAGCAGTGACCAGGATAGCGGAGCTACAGTAA
- the frr gene encoding ribosome recycling factor — translation MDERIQVYETKMGKTLNALESELTTIRAGRANPHILDKLTVDYYGAPTPLQQVANISVPEARMIQIQPWESSMIKAIEKAILCSDLGLNPSNDGKMIRLVFPELTEERRKELVKDVKKKGEGAKVAVRNIRRDANDAFKKLAKQDVSEDEIKELEDQIQKLTDKYIKEVDKAIENKSKEILTV, via the coding sequence ATGGATGAGAGAATTCAGGTATACGAAACAAAAATGGGAAAAACACTGAATGCTTTGGAGAGTGAGCTGACAACCATCAGAGCCGGCCGTGCAAACCCGCATATTCTTGACAAACTTACCGTAGATTATTATGGAGCACCGACTCCGCTCCAGCAGGTTGCAAACATTTCTGTACCGGAGGCACGTATGATCCAGATCCAGCCGTGGGAATCCAGCATGATCAAAGCGATCGAGAAAGCGATCCTTTGCTCTGATCTGGGATTAAACCCGAGCAACGATGGAAAAATGATCCGTCTTGTTTTCCCGGAGCTTACCGAGGAGCGTCGTAAAGAGCTGGTGAAGGACGTTAAGAAAAAAGGCGAGGGTGCCAAGGTTGCAGTAAGAAATATCCGTCGTGATGCCAACGATGCATTTAAGAAACTTGCAAAACAGGATGTTTCTGAGGATGAGATCAAAGAGCTTGAGGATCAGATCCAGAAACTTACAGATAAGTACATCAAGGAAGTTGACAAGGCGATCGAGAACAAGTCTAAAGAGATTCTGACTGTATAA
- a CDS encoding M18 family aminopeptidase — MYEETTEKLLEFISKSPTAFQAAEETRRRFLEEGFTELKEEERWELEKGGKYFVMRNHSAIIGFSIPVNDCRRYHIIASHSDSPSFKIKENPEMSVNGAYVKLNVERYGGMILSTWFDRPLSVAGRMIVHKNGKILEKLVDIDRDLVMIPSLAIHMNRDINGGYHYNVQKDMLPLYSGSGEKGNFMRMLAEEAEIRPEDILGHDLFLYNRMPGTIWGSRNEFVSSPRLDDLQCAFASMEGFLQADKKKVIAVHCVLDNEEVGSTTRQGAASTFLKDVLFRINLALGGDQESYLMALAESFMISADNAHALHPNYTDKADPVNRPVMNGGIVIKYNANQKYCTDGISTAIFKELCREADVPYQTFVNRSDIAGGSTLGNISNTQAAINTVDIGLPQLAMHSAYETAGVKDTESLIRAAKVFYR; from the coding sequence ATGTACGAAGAAACAACAGAAAAACTGCTGGAATTTATCAGTAAAAGTCCTACAGCCTTTCAGGCGGCAGAGGAAACAAGAAGACGTTTTTTGGAGGAAGGCTTTACAGAATTGAAGGAAGAGGAGCGCTGGGAGCTGGAAAAGGGCGGAAAATATTTTGTCATGAGAAATCATTCCGCGATCATCGGATTTTCCATTCCTGTCAATGACTGCAGGAGATATCATATCATTGCAAGTCACAGTGACTCCCCGTCTTTTAAAATAAAAGAAAATCCGGAGATGTCTGTAAACGGAGCTTATGTGAAGCTGAATGTGGAGCGGTATGGAGGAATGATCCTTTCTACCTGGTTTGACCGTCCCCTTTCTGTGGCAGGCCGCATGATCGTCCACAAAAACGGAAAAATTCTGGAAAAGCTTGTAGATATTGACAGAGATCTGGTCATGATCCCGAGCCTTGCGATCCATATGAACCGAGATATTAACGGAGGCTATCATTATAATGTCCAGAAGGATATGCTTCCATTGTACAGTGGCAGTGGCGAAAAAGGCAACTTCATGCGGATGCTGGCAGAAGAGGCAGAGATCCGTCCGGAGGATATCCTGGGCCATGATCTGTTTCTCTATAACCGGATGCCCGGAACGATCTGGGGATCCAGGAATGAATTTGTTTCCAGTCCAAGATTGGATGATCTGCAGTGTGCTTTCGCTTCAATGGAAGGCTTTCTTCAGGCAGATAAGAAGAAGGTCATTGCAGTCCACTGTGTACTGGATAATGAAGAAGTGGGAAGCACTACCAGGCAGGGAGCTGCATCCACATTTCTTAAAGATGTACTGTTTCGTATCAATCTGGCCCTTGGCGGAGATCAGGAAAGTTATCTGATGGCCCTTGCAGAGAGCTTTATGATCTCTGCGGACAATGCACATGCATTACATCCGAATTATACAGACAAGGCAGATCCTGTAAACCGTCCGGTGATGAATGGTGGAATTGTGATCAAATATAATGCCAATCAGAAATATTGTACCGATGGGATTTCCACAGCAATCTTTAAGGAACTCTGCAGAGAAGCAGATGTGCCATATCAGACATTTGTGAACCGTTCTGATATTGCCGGTGGTTCCACTCTGGGAAATATTTCCAATACCCAGGCAGCCATAAATACGGTCGATATCGGTCTGCCGCAGCTGGCGATGCATTCCGCTTATGAAACAGCCGGAGTGAAAGATACGGAAAGCCTGATCCGTGCGGCAAAGGTATTTTACAGGTGA
- a CDS encoding Cof-type HAD-IIB family hydrolase has translation MSRKAVFFDADGTVCDMKKGVPDSAIEAIRALVDNGHEAWLCTGRSRAFVSWYLEQVPFTGMISACGSTIEKDGKRLFNKEMTPEVAKLSVEVLRKYGLIPVMEGADFMYYDKEEYTDEVNWYASLITESLGDKWRPIRGNEDCMRINKISAKMTEGCDAEAALSILSEYYDIIRHEGSSSFVGNTIELVPKGFNKAVGIATVIRLFDIPWENTVVFGDSNNDLAMFEYAATKVAMGNASPKIKELADYVTSDMFHYGIRDGLKYLKLI, from the coding sequence ATGAGCAGAAAAGCAGTATTTTTTGATGCGGACGGAACAGTCTGTGATATGAAAAAAGGAGTGCCGGACAGTGCCATAGAAGCCATCCGTGCGCTGGTAGATAACGGACATGAAGCGTGGCTCTGCACAGGAAGAAGTCGTGCGTTTGTATCCTGGTATCTGGAGCAGGTCCCTTTTACGGGAATGATCAGTGCCTGCGGATCCACCATTGAGAAGGACGGGAAGAGACTTTTTAATAAAGAGATGACGCCGGAGGTTGCAAAGCTTTCTGTGGAGGTTCTCAGAAAATACGGACTGATCCCGGTAATGGAAGGCGCGGATTTTATGTATTATGACAAAGAGGAGTATACCGATGAAGTGAACTGGTATGCCAGTCTGATCACAGAATCCCTGGGCGATAAATGGAGGCCTATCCGTGGAAATGAGGATTGTATGCGGATCAATAAGATCAGTGCAAAAATGACGGAGGGATGTGATGCGGAGGCAGCGTTATCCATTTTATCAGAATACTATGATATCATTCGCCATGAAGGCAGCAGTTCGTTTGTGGGAAATACCATTGAACTGGTGCCAAAGGGCTTTAACAAGGCTGTTGGGATCGCAACTGTGATCCGCCTGTTTGATATTCCGTGGGAGAATACCGTTGTTTTTGGAGACAGCAACAATGATCTTGCCATGTTTGAATACGCTGCAACAAAGGTTGCCATGGGAAATGCTTCTCCGAAGATCAAAGAACTGGCAGATTATGTTACGTCTGATATGTTCCACTACGGCATTCGGGATGGCTTGAAATATCTGAAGCTGATCTGA
- a CDS encoding AEC family transporter, with the protein MDNLIFCLNVTVPIFLTLLLGYFFRRIGLFDETFVNRMNKFVFVIPLPVLLFQDIAKIDIYEAWDPQMVLFCFAITSLSIMISVLLSRFLHPSDIRGEFIQASYRSSAAILGIAIIQNLYGNAGMAPLMIIASVPLYNVMAVVILSVFKPGQRKIDGTILKRTLKGIVTNPIILGIAAGTLWSLLRLPFPKILDSTAGNLAKTATPLGLMAMGGSLHFGKAFSRLKASVACTFMKLVGYEALFLPLAIRCGFTKDKLVSIIIMLGSASTVTCFVMAKNMGHEGSFSSGVVLLTTLFSAFTLTLWLFICKGLGLI; encoded by the coding sequence ATGGACAATCTTATTTTCTGTCTGAATGTTACCGTGCCCATCTTTCTTACACTTCTCCTGGGATATTTTTTCCGGAGGATCGGGCTATTTGATGAGACATTTGTCAACCGTATGAACAAATTTGTGTTTGTCATCCCCCTGCCTGTGCTTCTGTTTCAGGACATCGCTAAAATTGATATCTATGAGGCCTGGGATCCCCAAATGGTTCTTTTCTGTTTTGCGATCACATCGCTCAGTATTATGATCTCCGTGCTCCTGTCACGTTTTCTCCATCCTTCCGATATCCGGGGCGAGTTTATCCAGGCATCCTACCGCAGCAGCGCGGCGATCCTTGGTATCGCCATTATCCAGAACCTTTACGGAAATGCAGGTATGGCACCACTGATGATCATTGCCAGCGTCCCTCTTTACAATGTAATGGCTGTTGTAATTCTCTCTGTCTTTAAACCAGGTCAGAGAAAAATAGATGGTACCATTCTGAAGCGTACTTTAAAGGGAATTGTCACCAATCCCATCATTCTTGGCATTGCAGCCGGTACACTCTGGTCCCTTCTTCGTCTTCCATTTCCGAAGATCCTGGACTCTACGGCAGGCAATCTTGCAAAAACAGCCACTCCTCTTGGCCTCATGGCCATGGGCGGATCTCTGCACTTCGGAAAAGCCTTTTCCCGGCTGAAAGCATCTGTTGCCTGTACATTTATGAAACTTGTCGGTTATGAAGCACTTTTTCTTCCTCTTGCCATCCGCTGCGGTTTTACAAAGGACAAGCTGGTTTCCATCATTATCATGTTGGGGTCCGCCAGCACCGTTACCTGCTTTGTCATGGCAAAAAACATGGGACATGAGGGCTCTTTTTCTTCGGGAGTCGTGCTTCTTACCACATTATTCAGTGCCTTTACCCTGACACTCTGGCTGTTTATCTGCAAAGGTCTGGGACTGATCTGA
- a CDS encoding isoprenyl transferase: protein MNVPNHIAIILDGNGRWAKERGMPRTYGHVKGCANLENICYDIKDLGVKYLTVYAFSTENWKRSREEVEALMKLFRGYLKKCIKISKKNNMKMKVIGDVTAFAPDIQQSVRELEEYSKDFDGIYFQLALNYGSRDEIRRGMQKMAQDVKDGKVEPDGITEDTIESYLDTAGVPDPDLLIRTSGEQRLSNFLLWQLAYSEFYFTPVAWPDFNKEELIKAIEKYNQRDRRYGGVKEE, encoded by the coding sequence ATGAACGTACCAAATCATATCGCGATCATTCTGGACGGAAACGGACGTTGGGCAAAGGAACGAGGAATGCCGAGAACCTACGGACATGTAAAGGGATGCGCCAATCTTGAAAACATTTGTTATGATATCAAAGACCTTGGGGTGAAATATCTTACGGTTTACGCTTTTTCCACAGAAAACTGGAAACGCTCCAGAGAAGAAGTGGAAGCACTGATGAAACTGTTCCGCGGTTATCTTAAGAAATGTATCAAGATTTCCAAGAAAAATAATATGAAGATGAAAGTCATCGGAGATGTTACTGCCTTTGCACCGGATATCCAGCAGAGTGTCCGGGAACTGGAGGAATATTCCAAAGATTTTGACGGTATTTATTTTCAGCTGGCATTAAATTACGGAAGCCGTGATGAGATCCGCCGTGGAATGCAGAAGATGGCACAGGATGTAAAAGACGGAAAAGTTGAGCCGGATGGTATTACAGAAGATACGATTGAGAGCTATCTGGATACTGCAGGTGTACCGGATCCGGATCTTTTGATCCGCACAAGCGGTGAGCAGCGACTTTCCAATTTCCTGCTTTGGCAGCTTGCCTATTCCGAGTTTTATTTTACACCGGTTGCATGGCCGGATTTCAATAAAGAAGAGCTGATCAAAGCCATCGAGAAATACAATCAGAGAGACAGACGCTACGGTGGCGTCAAGGAGGAGTAG